The sequence below is a genomic window from Mugil cephalus isolate CIBA_MC_2020 chromosome 14, CIBA_Mcephalus_1.1, whole genome shotgun sequence.
CAGAATGAGCCCTCGACAGAGCTACGTAGAAGGTGAGAACATGAATGTGGTGGAAAATCAGCAGGAAGGTAAAGAAGAGTTGGTTTAAGAAGATTTCAAAACATTGTAGAATAAGAAAACATCGTCTGCATAAAACTTTAGAAAATCAGGAGCCACGTTTAACTTTGTATCATAACAATCCATCATAACGTGTAATTGGAGCTAAATGGAATTGAGACAGAATTATTAAAGATTAACTGAGGCCTcttttattacaagaaagaatgAAGGTCAGCGATTGTTAAGTGAAATATAAAGTGTAAAACGAGTCAAAGAGGAAACgtcaagagagaaaaaaagaggaactgaccatataaatacaactgaatGTGTTGAATAACATCAAGTCATCTGTTGGTCTAAAGTAGGTGTGGGCCTCACAGTAAGTAGCATGGGAAACAGTTCAACTGTCGGTTAGTgctaaacattttaatgtaataaatgtttataaaaaaaaccctgtatTTACTTTAGGAGAAACTATTCacaaaagttgttttttgttgttgttgttgttttttttaatgctgtcaAAAGTGTCTGTCGGCTgtgtttcagaatcagaaaactttattaatccttacaGGAAAttgatttgttgctgttgctcccatAAATTCATAATTCCAAGGTGGcagagtcaaatacaaatagaatgAAGTCATATaaggaaaatacataaaaatgtaaacaataacaaataagaTGCAAGATGACTAAAATACAATATTGCACAAGTAATCGTAGTATAATAGAGGTAAatggttataaataaataaataaataataataaagagtcTGAAGTGTTAAGACTGACAAACACTCAGTGGGTGGAGTTATAAGGTTTGACGGCTACAGGCAGGAATGAGGCGTCTCCTGTGATCTGTGGTGTCGGTCAGTCCTCTTCAGACTGACCAGTGTGTTGTGAGAGTGGGTGAGAGGACTTGTCCAGGATGGTTTATACTTTtgccaacatcctcctctctgacactGAGAGTCCAGCTCCGTCCTTACAACATCACTGGCCTCATGGATCAGCACCCACCACTGGCCACCAGACAGATGAGGAAGGACCTCAGTCCACTCTTTCTTGACTCTTTCCTGCATCATATCATGAAGTTGTTCACTGATTCTCCTCTAAATGTTCACCAGGTGAAGCTCCTGCTTCTCAACCAGTAAAACCAAAGagagggtcaaaggtcacatggGCCCTGCTGGTGGTCTGTGTTCTCCTGGCAGCTGCTCTCATCGTCATTTGCCGTCTCTGTGagtttgttatgttttattcactttttttcacttaaaaacaataataaaactgcaaaaacattaacaatgtaaaaaaaaactaagatagAAAAGCTGATTTGAGATATTTAAGGAAAATATTCAACTGAACCAGTCGTATATTTTCAGCAGAGCAGGACTTTTCTTGTTATATCAGACTAAAATTAACAGTTCATCATCTGATGTTAATTGaacttctctctgttttcaatCAGCTGTAGATAACTGGAGAACCAACAAAAATCTCCAGACACTGATGAAAGAGAATGAAGTTTTGAAGAAGAACATCACAGGTAAAACTGTCAGAGTctgaaactgttaaaaagtCTCATGAGTCTCCATCAGTGGCTCTGCCGCTTTAGAGTTTATAAATGTAATAGAATTCAGTAGGAGAAGATGTCCTagatgtctccatgtctccagtGTTGCTGTCCTCTCTGGTTCCagcttggttcatcttttcaaacacttggttggttgtttttccgtgtccatgtttctgtccctcctaaagagattttaatatatataacgACTGAACACATGATCAAACGTTTCCACCACTGATCTCAGTCTGATTGAATATGAATGTGTCCtggtctatctatctatctatctatctatctatctatctatctatctatctatctatctatctatctatctatctatctatctatctatctatctatctatctatctatctatctatctagacaAAACAAGTTGTtcaaagagatgaaaaatgtaatttatttgttgaatTAATTGAATGTCATCATAATTAAGGGATAaaacttttccttcttcttcattctaTGTAACAGAGAGTCAATGTAAAACTCCACCAGTTGTGCAGCCTACATGTCCAACACCTCCAGTATTGAGTAAGTTATGGATTTTCGATTTTTCCTCTGATGGTGATGATCACTCTGTCAGTTAAATTCTAACTAAAGGACAGACGGAGCCTCCTGCTGCCTCCATTTATGACTGAAGTCTTTGCTGTGATTTCTTTAAAGATGAACCATGTCACATATGTGAAGCCGACTGGGAGCAACATGGAGGACAGTGCTATTATTTCTCCACCAATAAATCAACCTGGAACCAGAGCAGAGATGAATgtagaggtagaggaggagaccTGGTGAAGATagacagcagagaggagcaggtagaaaacacacagtttcaTCAACATGTTTCTTCATCTGAGCACAGAAAAGTCTGACAGAGTCATTTTCATCAACTTTTCCTCTTCAGATATTCCTGGAGGGAAGACTGAGAGACAAAATGACTGAAGCTGAGGACAAGTTCTGGATCGGACTGACAGACTCACAGACAGAGGGGACATGGTTGTGGGTGGACGGCTCAGCACTGACTACAGATACAAGGTTTGATCGTTGAGAAAATATTTTGGATAATTTTTAGAATCAAagtcaccagtttttattgaatcagttcttcttcttttagtttgactttttgGGCCAGGCAAGAACCAGACAACTGGACAGGGCACAATAATGAATATCCAGAAGGACAGGACTGTGCGAGgatgggggagagaggaggagctgctgaccTGAAGTGTTGGTTTGATAAATCCTGCAAAGTTCCTCATAAAAGTATTTGTGAGAAATAAGGAAAACGTGGAAAATTTTTAAAAGTTTGTACAGTCTAAGAAATAATCTCAGTACAGAAGGTGGAGTGATGCTGGTTTTATAACGtcacaaacatttaaagttaatCTCAAGACAGTAATACTCTcctatattttgtttttctgtctttctttttttttgcagcttaacAATTTACAAGAAATATTTCACTCAAACCGTTTAGACATGACAGATCCAATAGTTGGGtgataaatgtaaaataaagtgtgatttATCAAATACTCTGTGGTTATTGACGTCCTGTCGGTGTCTGAAATATCTTCTGTAACGTTTGTCGACAACGTTGTGTAGAAAATGTCATGACATTCGTGTTAAATAATAATTCCTAAACATTCTGCATGTTGCTAAATAATTAAGATAAAATGTACAAAGCAGTATCAACAATATCAACTTATACAGACATTTAACTCTTGCTGGATCAACCAGTAACACGTTGAAATCTTATTTATGAAGGTTTATTTATGACTCCTTCCTATATGTACTCATTTACGTTTACAGCTGTGTAAAACTCAAGAAAACATGAGGTCAGCAGTTTGTATCGTGTCATATCATATGtctaatattattttattctggttAAATGGGACAACGACAAACtcaatgttatttttatacaaCGAAACGGCGCAATAAtgaaaatcctgaaggagaggACTGTGTGAGGAtgggggagaaaggaggagctGATGACCTGAAGTGTTGGTTTGATAAATCCTGCGAAGTTCCTCATAAAAGTATTTGTGAGAAACCAGCAGCAACCGAAGGGGATTCATTTAAGATTTAAGTATTAAGACTTGAACtgcaattttaaatgaaactatcTGCTGTTTCTAACTTGTCCATTATTTTTAGTCAAACCATGActcccagaactaaacagcagatggcagcaatgtgtTGACACTTTAGATCAGAGGAAACATTCAGACCTATTTCATTTCAAGTTATGATCTATAAACAACAACCGgattttccctttgttttagtacaAGAAGCACattctgaaaatgtttacaCTTAATGAACTATCCTTCTACAAAACACTTTAAGAACCTTCTGACAAGAATAAGTGCAGTTTCAGGatattgctgccatctgctgttctGACGAtgcctctgattggtcgataGATGTGTTGTCACCAGTAATCTCGTTAGCCATTGGATTTTTCCTAtaacagtaaattaaataagtaatcctaaaaataataatcacataaGATTCATCCATGCAGATTTTCAAACTTAGTACATTTATATCACAACAATTCATCATGAATTGTGAATATCTGctgactttattattttattgtgtatgaCTATATtcaatttaaatcatttatatgTCAGCTAATCTGtataatctgtttttattctgaaaggaaAGTCACTCTTTACTGTGACCAGGTTAAATTTACCAGATACTAGAAACTATgtgaagattattattattattattattattattatgatgcaGAAACACTGTTTACTTGACAACACCACAGCCATTAAAGCTGCctgttaaaaatacaataatatgCAATAATTTACACTTTCCCTCTTTATTTTCCTGGCATGAATTTAAATGTGACTCATGAGTAAACAGACAACTGGGAGCAACatgtttcaagtgttttttatttcacttcacaCCCTGAAAACGCCGAGTTGAGCTCATTCTGATGCCGTGTTTGAGTTTTCCCTGCAGCAGAATGCCGCTTCCTTTTCGTGCCATTTCcttcacttttcttttggaGCTGCTGACGCTTTGAGACACATAACAAAGGCAAACGCATGTGACAACAACGTGAGAACGTACAAACATCAGGTTTCGtctatttacaaaaaaaaataaaataaaatgggacTGAGTTCGCAGGTTTGGACAGTTTAGTCAAACCCTGACGCGTCACTCGGAAGCATCTCCAAGCTGAAGCTCTTATTTCACCGCATTATCATTTCCAACTCCGTCTAAGCTTCTTTCgcttttccagtgtttgtgacgACACAGCAAATACTATAAACTGTATAGAGGGAGGCCAATGTGCAATATACAGATTAGCGGGAGGACGTTTAAAGACATATCACCACATCTTTCCCCTGAGCAGAAGCCACTTTAAGAGAATTCTCCCTAATGCAACAACACGTTTGTTCCTGAAGAACGAAATAacgagaaaaataaacaggtaatcTGACTCTTCATAGGAACACAGAATAGATTTCTCTGgaagtacataaaaaaaagaactgtcgACAGATGCAGGTGGTCAGCCTCTCCTCAAGTCTCACCCCAGGCTCGGTGTCACACCGTGGACTTAAGTTGATGCCTTTACTTCTTTTTCtgtgaggggaaggaggagacaTCACTGGGAGTTAACACCAGGCAGGTGACATTAATGTAAACACAATCAGAGCGCTCTGTCGTCGTAGGCAGAAATGTGACATTACCTTTTCTTGTTTATCAGCTTCACCTGAGCCTGAAgcgaaataaaagacagaaagtcagaaataaaaactaatgtttttttgtttactttaatTAACAGAGTAAAAGGTGTTGTCAGGAAAACAGTTGCTGCGTCTGATTTCTTTGCTACCTGAGCTGGTGAAGGTCCACGACACAAACTTGATGAGGCCGT
It includes:
- the LOC125019873 gene encoding CD209 antigen-like protein C isoform X1, with protein sequence MRRPLSNIEETIELTPSSQDLDTFTRMSPRQSYVEGEAPASQPVKPKRGSKVTWALLVVCVLLAAALIVICRLSVDNWRTNKNLQTLMKENEVLKKNITESQCKTPPVVQPTCPTPPVLNEPCHICEADWEQHGGQCYYFSTNKSTWNQSRDECRGRGGDLVKIDSREEQIFLEGRLRDKMTEAEDKFWIGLTDSQTEGTWLWVDGSALTTDTSLTFWARQEPDNWTGHNNEYPEGQDCARMGERGGAADLKCWFDKSCKVPHKSICEK
- the LOC125019873 gene encoding CD209 antigen-like protein C isoform X2: MSPRQSYVEGEAPASQPVKPKRGSKVTWALLVVCVLLAAALIVICRLSVDNWRTNKNLQTLMKENEVLKKNITESQCKTPPVVQPTCPTPPVLNEPCHICEADWEQHGGQCYYFSTNKSTWNQSRDECRGRGGDLVKIDSREEQIFLEGRLRDKMTEAEDKFWIGLTDSQTEGTWLWVDGSALTTDTSLTFWARQEPDNWTGHNNEYPEGQDCARMGERGGAADLKCWFDKSCKVPHKSICEK